One window of Phocoena phocoena chromosome 13, mPhoPho1.1, whole genome shotgun sequence genomic DNA carries:
- the PUS1 gene encoding pseudouridylate synthase 1 homolog codes for MAGNGEAPVPVGTKQEQDRKVRRGWQGAARIWEETEQQAKRLRSSEGGGQHRKLPKRKVVLLVAYSGKGYHGMQRNVGSSKFKTIEDDLVSALVRSGCIPENHGEDMRKMSFQRCARTDKGVSAAGQVVSLKVWLIDDLLEKINSHLPSHIRILGLKRVTGGFNSKNKCDARTYFYMLPTFAFAHKDHDAQDETYRLHAETLGRVNRLLACYRGTHNFHNFTSQKGPREPSARRYILDMFCEEPFVREGMEFAVIKVKGQSFMTHQIRKMVGLVVAIVKGYAPESVLERCWGEAKVDVPKAPGLGLVLERVHFEKYNQRFGHDGLHEPLDWAREEAEVTAFKEQHIYPTIIGTERHERSMAQWLSTLPMHDFGATAHAAAGPGAKVPRPLEGSDGDSD; via the exons ATGGCAGGGAATGGGGAGGCCCCCGTGCCCGTGGGGACCAagcaggagcaggacaggaaggTCCGGCGTGGCTGGCAGGGCGCGGCCAGGATCTGGGAGGAGACAGAGCAGCAGGCGAAAAGGCTCAGGAGCAGCGAGGGTGGAGGGCAGCACAGGAAGCTGCCCAAGCGCAAGGTCGTGCTGCTCGTGGCCTATTCCGGGAAGGGCTACCACGGCATGCAG agGAATGTTGGGTCCTCGAAATTCAAGACCATCGAAGATGACCTGGTGTCTGCCCTGGTCCGGTCGGGTTGTATTCCTGAGAATCACGGGGAGGACATGCGGAAGATGTCCTTCCAACGCTGCGCCCGGACGGACAAG GGTGTGTCTGCGGCCGGCCAGGTTGTGTCCCTGAAGGTGTGGCTGATTGACGACCTTTTAGAGAAGATTAACAGCCACCTTCCGTCTCACATTCGGATACTGG GACTGAAGAGGGTCACGGGCGGCTTCAACTCCAAGAACAAGTGCGACGCCAGGACCTACTTCTACATGCTGCCCACGTTCGCCTTTGCCCACAAGGACCACGACGCGCAGGACGAGACGTACCGGCTGCATGCAGAGACGCTGGGGCGTGTGAACCGGCTCCTGGCCTGCTACAGGGGCACCCACAACTTCCACAACTTCACCTCGCAGAAGGGGCCCCGCGAGCCCAGCGCCCGGCGCTACATCCTCGACATGTTCTGCGAGGAGCCCTTCGTGCGCGAAGGCATGGAGTTTGCGGTGATCAAGGTCAAGGGCCAGAGCTTCATGACGCACCAGATCAGGAAGATGGTGGGGCTGGTGGTGGCCATCGTCAAGGGCTACGCGCCCGAGAGCGTGCTGGAGCGCTGTTGGGGGGAGGCCAAGGTGGACGTGCCCAAGGCGCCGGGGCTCGGCCTGGTCCTGGAGCGGGTGCACTTCGAGAAGTACAACCAGCGCTTCGGCCACGACGGGCTGCACGAGCCGCTGGACTGGGCGCGGGAGGAGGCTGAGGTCACGGCCTTCAAGGAGCAGCACATCTACCCCACGATCATCGGCACCGAGCGCCACGAGAGGTCCATGGCCCAGTGGCTGAGCACCCTGCCCATGCATGACTTCGGCGCCACCGCCCACGCAGCCGCCGGCCCAGGCGCCAAG GTCCCCCGCCCCCTGGAAGGCAGTGATGGGGACAGTGACTGA